The window GCCGGAAAATAAATGCGGAAAGAATTCATTTATTTGCGTTTTCGCGAGGCGGTATCATGGCACTTTGGACTGCTATTTTAAGAGATGATATCACTTCGGTCGTTACATGGGCAGGTGTATCCGATATCATATTTACATACAAAGAACGGGTAGATATGCGAAGGATGATGAAAAGGGTTATCGGCGGTACACCGAACAATATGCCAGATGAATACAGGAAACGAACGACATTGTTTCGTATAGATGAAATTGAGGCAGCCGTACTCATCATTCACGGCATGATTGATGAGAATGTGTCCTTCCAACAAGCAAGATTACTTGAAAACGCATTATCTGAACACAATAAAGTCTATGAAACATGGTACTTTCCTGAGTACACGCACTTCATCCCACCTGCTATGAACGCTCAGCTTGTACGTGATTTATGTGGTTGGATGAGAAGGCAAGGGAAGTGAATAGGGTTAAATTAATTTTCAACGTGAAAAGTTTGGAGCATTTATCTGTGGGAAAAGGTGCAAATTGGAGAGAAGTGTAGCAATTACAGTTTCGTCGCACAAAAAAACGGATTAGCACAAGTGAATGTGCTAATCCGTTTCAGTTTTAGTTATGCAACTGGTCCGCCTTTACGTAAAATATCTTCAGAAACTGTACCGAATTTCTTGAAGTTTTCACGGAACATGTTTGCCAATTCGTTTGCTTTTACATCGTAAGCATCACCGTCTGCCCATGCATTGCGCGGGTTCAACACTTCTGTTGGAACGCCTTCAATGGATGTTGGCATTTCAAGGCCGAATACGCCGTTCGTTTCTGTTTCAATATCGTTCAATTTACCTGCAAGTGCTGCGCGTACCATTGCACGTGTATATTTGAGATCCATACGTTTACCGACGCCATAGACGCCGCCAGTCCAGCCTGTGTTAACAAGGAAGACCTGTGCACCATGCTCATCGATTTTCTTCCCGAGCATCTCAGCGTATACTGTCGCTGGAAGTGGAAGGAAAGGTGATCCGAAA of the Sporosarcina sp. FSL K6-1508 genome contains:
- a CDS encoding alpha/beta hydrolase family protein, whose product is MSHDGAIVHSRSYPSPNPNVSLEEITYLSDGLKVKGLMAEPIAAGNYEGIIYLRGGMQHMGMVRPARIAQFASQGFVVFAPYYRGNRGGEGRDEFAGADRQDAVSAVDVLKQSRKINAERIHLFAFSRGGIMALWTAILRDDITSVVTWAGVSDIIFTYKERVDMRRMMKRVIGGTPNNMPDEYRKRTTLFRIDEIEAAVLIIHGMIDENVSFQQARLLENALSEHNKVYETWYFPEYTHFIPPAMNAQLVRDLCGWMRRQGK